The following are from one region of the Variovorax sp. V213 genome:
- a CDS encoding TatD family hydrolase: MAAFVDTHCHLDAPEFGAEMPVIRARAAGRGVALCVIPAVAVFNFATVRELARMQGDAYALGIHPLCTGNAQESDLETLDAELAARRGDPRLVAVGEIGLDYFVEGLDSDKQEHFFHTQLQLARKYDLPVLIHVRRSVDKVLKHLRQTSAGRPWRGIAHAFNGSEQQAKACIDIGLKLGFGGAVTFERALQLQRLAATLPLESIVMETDAPDIQPHWIYRTQAQRAAGEPQGRNEPGELPRIAEVVATLRGIGVDELARATTQNAVEALPRLESLLALSEARPHRA, encoded by the coding sequence ATGGCTGCATTCGTCGATACCCACTGCCACCTCGATGCGCCCGAATTCGGTGCAGAGATGCCGGTCATCCGCGCACGGGCCGCCGGACGGGGCGTGGCACTGTGTGTCATTCCTGCCGTGGCCGTCTTCAACTTTGCCACGGTGCGCGAACTCGCGCGGATGCAGGGCGATGCGTACGCACTCGGCATCCACCCGCTGTGCACCGGCAATGCGCAAGAGTCCGACCTGGAAACACTGGACGCCGAACTCGCCGCGCGCCGGGGCGATCCCCGGCTGGTCGCGGTCGGCGAGATCGGGCTGGACTACTTCGTGGAGGGGCTGGACAGCGACAAGCAAGAGCACTTTTTTCACACTCAGTTGCAACTCGCGCGCAAATACGATTTGCCGGTGCTCATCCACGTGCGTCGCTCGGTCGACAAGGTGCTCAAGCATCTGCGGCAGACCTCGGCAGGACGGCCCTGGCGGGGCATTGCCCATGCATTCAACGGTAGCGAACAGCAGGCCAAGGCCTGCATCGACATCGGCCTGAAGCTGGGCTTCGGCGGCGCCGTGACCTTCGAGCGCGCGTTGCAGCTGCAGCGGCTGGCCGCCACGTTGCCGCTCGAATCGATCGTGATGGAAACCGATGCGCCCGACATCCAGCCCCACTGGATCTACCGCACGCAGGCACAACGCGCAGCCGGCGAACCGCAGGGCCGCAACGAACCCGGCGAACTGCCGCGGATCGCCGAAGTGGTGGCGACATTGCGCGGCATCGGAGTCGACGAATTGGCCCGGGCCACCACCCAGAACGCCGTCGAAGCCCTGCCTCGGCTCGAAAGTCTTCTCGCATTGTCGGAAGCCAGGCCGCACCGCGCGTAG
- a CDS encoding S1C family serine protease: protein MRRPALYSRSPGTQPQAADSTAGQVAVPSPEAAGNGAPPGSPDSPPSAKPAKAGWQPGRRSFAFVVVLSAALAAGGATWWPRHGAKALTQKDIDAAVLRTLQTHTLPSPAAKAAEIVRPSVVRVVGYGTEKATPEAKIQKRGRNLAKGKLPEADAPPGEVERGVGTGVVIVDKGVILTNLHVVAGAETIKVTFADGLEAVATITGVQPENDLAVLQAQKIPDDLIPAVMRSTADLQPGDQVAAVGFPFGIGPSVSAGVVSGLKRSFRSPEGKQELGNLIQFDAAANPGNSGGPLINMDGEVLGIVTAILNPTQQRTFIGIGFAVPIENAASAAGSPPF, encoded by the coding sequence ATGCGCAGGCCCGCTTTGTACAGCCGTTCGCCCGGCACGCAGCCGCAAGCGGCCGACTCCACGGCCGGCCAGGTTGCCGTGCCATCGCCCGAGGCCGCAGGCAACGGCGCGCCGCCCGGTTCTCCCGACTCCCCCCCTTCTGCAAAACCCGCCAAGGCCGGCTGGCAGCCGGGCCGTCGCAGTTTTGCGTTCGTGGTGGTCCTCAGCGCCGCGCTCGCTGCCGGCGGCGCCACCTGGTGGCCCCGGCACGGCGCCAAGGCGCTGACGCAAAAGGACATCGATGCGGCCGTGCTGCGCACGCTGCAGACCCACACGCTGCCCTCCCCGGCCGCGAAGGCTGCCGAAATCGTGCGGCCCTCCGTCGTACGCGTGGTCGGCTACGGCACAGAGAAAGCCACGCCCGAGGCCAAGATCCAGAAGCGCGGCCGCAATCTGGCCAAGGGCAAGCTGCCCGAAGCGGACGCGCCGCCGGGTGAAGTCGAGCGCGGCGTGGGCACCGGGGTGGTCATCGTCGACAAGGGCGTGATCCTCACCAACCTGCATGTGGTGGCAGGCGCCGAGACCATCAAGGTGACGTTCGCCGACGGGCTCGAAGCGGTGGCCACCATCACCGGCGTGCAGCCCGAGAACGACCTCGCGGTGCTGCAGGCCCAGAAGATTCCAGATGACCTCATTCCCGCGGTGATGCGCTCGACCGCCGATCTGCAACCCGGCGACCAGGTGGCCGCCGTCGGCTTTCCGTTCGGCATCGGGCCGTCGGTATCGGCCGGCGTGGTCTCGGGCCTGAAGCGCTCGTTCCGCTCGCCCGAGGGCAAGCAGGAGCTTGGCAACCTGATCCAGTTCGATGCGGCGGCCAACCCCGGCAATTCGGGCGGACCGCTGATCAACATGGACGGCGAGGTGCTCGGCATCGTCACCGCCATCCTCAATCCGACACAGCAGCGCACCTTCATTGGCATCGGATTTGCAGTGCCGATTGAAAACGCGGCCTCGGCCGCCGGGTCGCCGCCGTTCTAG
- a CDS encoding AAA family ATPase produces the protein MSTETPFSTSSATAELMEQILYEVKRVVVGQDRFLERVMVAMLAGGHLLVEGVPGLAKTLTVKTLADTVRGQFKRIQFTPDLVPADLVGTRIYNQKTGEFSTSLGPVFANLLLADEINRAPAKVQSALLEVMQERQVTIAGETHRVPRPFLVMATQNPIETEGTYPLPEAQVDRFMMKVLVDYPSDEEEFVIVQRVIGPQVGASPVATTEQLAELQAEARRVYVDPSLIQYAVKLVSATRTPDKHGLKDMRRFITFGASPRASISLTEGARALALLRGRSYALPEDMTALVPDVLRHRVTLSYEGLSEGLTPDSLIEKIMKAVPAPPKPLEHEKLVA, from the coding sequence ATGAGCACCGAGACCCCCTTTTCCACGTCTTCCGCCACGGCCGAGCTGATGGAGCAGATCCTCTACGAGGTCAAGCGGGTGGTGGTGGGCCAGGACCGCTTCCTTGAGCGCGTGATGGTCGCCATGCTCGCGGGCGGCCACCTGCTGGTCGAAGGCGTGCCGGGCCTCGCGAAAACGCTCACCGTCAAGACGCTGGCCGACACCGTTCGCGGCCAGTTCAAGCGCATCCAGTTCACGCCCGACCTGGTGCCGGCCGACCTGGTCGGTACGCGCATCTACAACCAGAAGACCGGCGAGTTCAGCACCTCGCTCGGCCCGGTGTTCGCCAACCTGCTGCTGGCCGACGAAATCAACCGCGCACCGGCCAAGGTGCAGAGCGCGCTGCTCGAGGTGATGCAGGAGCGCCAGGTCACCATTGCCGGCGAGACGCACCGGGTGCCGCGGCCCTTTCTGGTCATGGCCACGCAGAACCCCATCGAGACCGAGGGTACCTATCCCCTGCCCGAGGCACAGGTCGACCGCTTCATGATGAAGGTGCTGGTCGACTACCCGAGCGACGAGGAAGAGTTCGTCATCGTCCAGCGCGTGATCGGCCCGCAAGTGGGCGCCAGCCCGGTCGCAACCACCGAACAGCTCGCAGAGCTGCAGGCCGAGGCGCGGCGCGTGTACGTCGACCCTTCGCTCATCCAGTACGCCGTGAAGCTGGTCTCCGCCACGCGCACGCCCGACAAGCACGGCCTGAAGGACATGCGCCGCTTCATCACCTTCGGCGCCAGCCCGCGCGCGAGCATCAGCCTCACCGAAGGCGCACGCGCGCTCGCACTGCTGCGCGGCCGCAGCTATGCCCTGCCCGAAGACATGACGGCGCTGGTGCCCGACGTGCTGCGCCATCGCGTGACGCTTTCCTACGAAGGCTTGTCCGAAGGGCTCACGCCCGACAGCCTGATCGAGAAGATCATGAAAGCCGTCCCCGCTCCTCCCAAACCGCTCGAACATGAAAAGCTGGTGGCGTAA
- a CDS encoding DUF58 domain-containing protein: MKSWWRKAPAAANDERLVAEAGGADRALRRLEWTVIRRLDGLLQGDYRTLMRGTGLDLADLREYQHNDDVRHIDWNVTARLQTPHVRVFTEDREMSAWFVLDLSRSVDFGSGQRAKREISAGFVGVLARLLTRHGNRVGALVYGTDLEAVIPPRSGRRHVLHLLHAMERRADRFEAAPTQKGMTRLADLLKSAGMLMPRRSTVFVVSDFLSEPGWERPLGQLVQRHEVIAVRLFDPLELDLPDLGLVPLRDAETGEQLWVDTHDAGFRKRFARLAAEREATLRASLARAGVDALELSTSDDLVEAIVRFADMRKRRTRIGISGVKAVAA, encoded by the coding sequence ATGAAAAGCTGGTGGCGTAAGGCCCCCGCGGCCGCGAACGACGAACGGCTCGTTGCTGAAGCCGGCGGGGCGGACCGCGCGCTGCGCCGGCTCGAATGGACGGTGATCCGCCGCCTGGACGGCCTGCTGCAGGGCGACTACCGCACGCTGATGCGCGGCACCGGGCTCGATCTGGCCGACCTGCGCGAATACCAGCACAACGACGACGTGCGCCACATCGACTGGAACGTGACCGCGCGGCTGCAGACGCCCCACGTGCGTGTCTTCACCGAAGACCGCGAGATGTCCGCGTGGTTCGTGCTCGACCTGAGCCGGTCGGTCGATTTCGGATCCGGCCAGAGGGCCAAGCGCGAAATCTCGGCCGGATTCGTCGGCGTGCTCGCGCGCCTGCTCACGCGCCATGGCAACCGGGTCGGTGCGCTGGTGTACGGCACCGACCTTGAAGCCGTGATCCCGCCACGCAGCGGCCGCCGGCATGTGCTGCACCTGCTGCATGCCATGGAGCGCCGCGCCGACAGGTTCGAGGCCGCGCCCACGCAAAAAGGCATGACGCGGCTGGCCGACCTGCTGAAGTCCGCCGGCATGCTGATGCCGCGCCGCTCCACCGTCTTCGTGGTGTCCGATTTTCTGAGCGAGCCCGGCTGGGAACGCCCACTCGGCCAGCTGGTGCAGCGGCATGAGGTCATTGCCGTGCGCCTGTTCGATCCGCTCGAACTCGATCTGCCCGACCTCGGCCTGGTGCCGCTGCGCGATGCCGAAACCGGCGAGCAGCTCTGGGTCGACACCCATGATGCGGGCTTTCGCAAGCGCTTTGCGCGCCTGGCGGCCGAGCGCGAAGCAACGCTGCGCGCTTCACTCGCAAGGGCGGGCGTCGACGCGCTCGAGCTTTCGACCAGCGACGACCTGGTGGAAGCCATCGTTCGTTTTGCCGACATGCGCAAGCGCCGCACGCGCATCGGCATCAGCGGAGTGAAGGCGGTGGCAGCATGA
- a CDS encoding VWA domain-containing protein, which produces MTFLWPQFLWLLAALPLLVLLYIWLIRRKKKLAVRYASLSIVREAMGAGQSIRRHIPPFLFLLAMAAMLVAAARPMAVVMLPSNQQTIILAMDVSGSMRAADVLPNRLVAAQEAAKTFIKDLPRHVKVGIVAFAGSAQVAQLPTTNHDDLITAIDSFQLQRATATGNAIVVSLATLFPDAGIDVSQFSAPSRQRGTPIDQTEKQAKEFTPVAPGSYTSAAIIMLTDGQRTTGVDPLDAAKAAADRGVRIYTVGVGTVDGETIGFEGWSMRVRLDEETLKAVANKTQAEYFYAGTAADLKKVYETLSSRLTVEKKETEISALFALGAAILTLLSAGLSLLWFNRIL; this is translated from the coding sequence ATGACTTTTCTCTGGCCTCAATTCCTTTGGTTGCTGGCGGCGTTGCCGCTCCTGGTGTTGCTCTACATCTGGCTGATCCGCCGCAAGAAAAAGCTGGCGGTGCGCTATGCGAGCTTGTCGATCGTGCGCGAGGCCATGGGCGCCGGCCAGAGCATACGGCGGCACATCCCGCCCTTCCTGTTCCTGCTGGCCATGGCCGCCATGCTGGTGGCGGCCGCGCGGCCGATGGCCGTGGTGATGCTGCCTTCGAACCAGCAGACCATCATCCTCGCGATGGACGTTTCCGGAAGCATGCGCGCGGCCGACGTGCTGCCCAACCGCCTGGTCGCGGCCCAGGAAGCGGCCAAGACCTTCATCAAGGACCTGCCGCGACACGTGAAAGTGGGCATCGTCGCCTTCGCGGGCAGCGCGCAGGTGGCGCAGTTGCCCACCACCAACCACGACGACCTGATCACCGCCATCGACAGCTTCCAGCTGCAGCGCGCCACGGCCACGGGCAATGCGATCGTGGTGTCGCTCGCCACCCTGTTCCCCGACGCGGGCATCGACGTCTCGCAGTTCAGCGCACCCAGCCGCCAGCGCGGCACGCCCATCGACCAGACCGAGAAGCAGGCCAAGGAATTCACCCCCGTGGCGCCGGGCTCCTACACCTCGGCCGCCATCATCATGCTGACCGACGGCCAGCGCACCACCGGCGTCGATCCGCTCGACGCGGCCAAGGCCGCGGCGGACCGCGGCGTGCGCATCTACACGGTGGGCGTGGGCACGGTCGACGGCGAGACCATCGGTTTCGAAGGCTGGTCGATGCGCGTGCGGCTCGACGAGGAAACGCTCAAGGCCGTGGCCAACAAGACGCAGGCCGAATACTTCTACGCCGGCACCGCCGCCGACCTGAAGAAGGTGTACGAAACGCTGAGCTCGCGGCTCACGGTGGAAAAGAAGGAAACCGAGATCTCTGCGCTCTTCGCGCTCGGCGCGGCCATTCTTACGCTGCTGTCGGCGGGGCTGTCGCTGCTCTGGTTCAACCGGATTCTTTGA
- a CDS encoding TetR/AcrR family transcriptional regulator, translating into MPRGRSATYDDQRELILSQAAQLFARRGYPATSMNQVAEACNLSKATLYHYYRDKSSLLISIAETHVSRLAALVAEEEASTHTDEERLRRFIYRIVEEYAGAQDAHRVLTDDVRFLEEADRERVLDQERQVVAGFARAVSALRPGAPSDDLAKPLTMLLFGMINWMFTWMKPGGRLDHASIAPIVADLFLGGIGAVKSPAPRADSAPTANRPDAVKESG; encoded by the coding sequence ATGCCGCGTGGAAGATCCGCCACCTACGACGACCAGCGTGAACTGATCCTCTCGCAGGCGGCCCAGCTGTTCGCGCGCCGCGGCTATCCGGCCACCTCCATGAACCAGGTGGCCGAGGCCTGCAATCTCTCGAAGGCCACGCTCTACCACTACTACAGGGACAAGAGCAGCCTTCTGATCAGCATTGCCGAGACCCACGTCTCGCGGCTGGCCGCGCTGGTGGCCGAGGAAGAGGCCTCGACGCACACCGACGAAGAGCGGCTGCGCCGCTTCATCTACCGCATCGTCGAGGAATATGCGGGCGCGCAGGACGCGCACCGCGTGCTGACCGACGACGTGCGTTTTCTGGAAGAAGCCGACCGCGAGCGCGTGCTCGACCAGGAACGGCAGGTGGTGGCGGGCTTTGCGCGCGCGGTGTCCGCCTTGCGCCCCGGCGCTCCGAGCGACGACCTCGCGAAGCCGCTGACCATGCTGCTGTTCGGCATGATCAACTGGATGTTCACGTGGATGAAGCCCGGGGGCCGGCTCGACCATGCGTCGATTGCGCCGATCGTGGCCGACCTGTTCCTGGGCGGCATCGGCGCCGTCAAGTCGCCTGCGCCCCGCGCCGATTCTGCGCCGACGGCCAACCGGCCGGACGCGGTCAAAGAATCCGGTTGA
- a CDS encoding phenylacetic acid degradation protein PaaY: protein MPSYSIDGVIPVVDPTAYVHPSAVLIGDVIVGPGCYVGPCASLRGDFGRIVLEEGSNVQDHCCIHGFPDQDTVVEVNGHIGHGAILHSCIVRRDALVGMNAVVMDEAEIGEQAIVAACAFVPAGMKVPARSLVAGIPAKVKKMLSDEEIAWKLEGTQTYQALTVRSLASLHEVAPLAQMEPGRPRLPATDVRSLIATRRG, encoded by the coding sequence ATGCCCAGCTACTCCATCGACGGCGTGATTCCCGTCGTCGACCCGACGGCCTACGTGCACCCGAGCGCTGTCCTGATAGGCGACGTGATCGTCGGCCCCGGCTGTTATGTGGGCCCCTGCGCCAGCCTGCGCGGCGACTTCGGCCGCATCGTGCTGGAAGAGGGCTCCAACGTGCAGGACCATTGCTGCATCCACGGCTTTCCCGACCAGGACACAGTGGTCGAGGTCAATGGCCACATCGGTCACGGCGCGATCCTGCACAGCTGCATCGTGCGGCGCGACGCGCTGGTGGGCATGAACGCAGTGGTGATGGACGAGGCCGAGATCGGCGAGCAGGCCATCGTCGCGGCCTGCGCCTTCGTGCCGGCCGGCATGAAGGTGCCGGCGCGCTCATTGGTGGCCGGCATTCCGGCCAAGGTGAAGAAGATGCTGAGCGACGAGGAAATTGCCTGGAAGCTCGAAGGCACGCAGACCTACCAGGCGCTGACCGTGCGCAGCCTGGCGAGCCTGCACGAGGTGGCGCCGCTGGCGCAGATGGAGCCGGGCCGTCCGCGCCTGCCCGCCACGGACGTGCGCTCGCTGATTGCGACCCGGCGCGGTTAG
- a CDS encoding enoyl-CoA hydratase-related protein: MPEPLVLASDTGPVRTLSLNRPSALNSFTTELHAELMAALNLAAQDASVRCLVLTGSGRGFCAGQDLADSSVAPDPTPGAAPKDLGHVISTYYAPLVARLRSMPAPVIAAVNGVAAGAGANIALCCDLVVAARSASFIQAFTKIGLVPDTGGTWLLPRLVGSARALGIAMLGDKLPAEEAARIGLIWQCVDDAALAETAAALALKLAGMPTRALVATRQAMAAAQDMNLDAALAEEARIQREMGNANDYREGVEAFRAKRAPMFKDR; the protein is encoded by the coding sequence ATGCCAGAACCTTTAGTTCTCGCCAGCGATACCGGCCCTGTCCGCACGTTGAGCCTCAACCGCCCTTCTGCGCTCAACAGCTTCACGACCGAACTGCATGCCGAGTTGATGGCTGCGCTGAACCTCGCCGCGCAGGACGCGAGCGTGCGCTGCCTCGTGCTCACGGGCTCCGGCCGTGGCTTCTGCGCCGGGCAGGACCTGGCCGACTCATCGGTCGCGCCCGACCCCACGCCTGGTGCCGCGCCCAAGGACCTGGGCCACGTCATTTCCACTTACTACGCCCCGCTGGTGGCGCGCCTGCGCTCGATGCCGGCGCCCGTGATCGCAGCCGTCAATGGTGTCGCCGCAGGAGCGGGCGCCAACATCGCGCTGTGTTGCGACCTGGTGGTGGCCGCGCGTTCGGCCAGCTTCATCCAGGCCTTCACCAAGATCGGGCTCGTGCCCGACACCGGCGGCACCTGGCTGCTGCCGCGTCTCGTGGGCTCGGCGCGCGCGCTGGGCATCGCGATGCTGGGCGACAAGCTGCCGGCCGAGGAAGCCGCGCGCATCGGCCTGATCTGGCAATGCGTGGACGACGCGGCACTGGCCGAGACGGCCGCCGCGCTCGCGCTGAAGCTGGCCGGCATGCCGACGCGCGCCCTTGTCGCCACGCGCCAGGCCATGGCCGCCGCCCAGGACATGAACCTCGATGCCGCGCTCGCCGAAGAAGCCCGCATCCAGCGCGAGATGGGCAACGCCAACGACTACCGCGAAGGCGTCGAGGCCTTCCGCGCCAAGCGCGCGCCGATGTTCAAGGACCGCTAG
- the paaI gene encoding hydroxyphenylacetyl-CoA thioesterase PaaI: MTDTTRSPQQTAEYVRDGMFANDNASKGLGMRIVEVGPGQATLEMRVRTDMLNGHAICHGGFMATLADSTFAFACNSYDELTVASGFSIDFIAPAREGDVLTARCFEVSKAGRTGVYDAEITNQRGERIAMFRGRSYTAKGRPAVAA; encoded by the coding sequence ATGACGGACACGACCCGCTCACCCCAGCAAACCGCGGAGTACGTCCGCGACGGCATGTTCGCGAACGACAACGCGAGCAAGGGCCTCGGCATGCGCATCGTCGAGGTCGGACCCGGCCAGGCCACGCTCGAGATGCGCGTGCGCACCGACATGCTCAACGGCCACGCCATCTGCCACGGCGGCTTCATGGCCACGCTGGCCGATTCCACCTTTGCCTTCGCCTGCAATTCGTACGACGAGCTCACGGTGGCCTCGGGCTTCTCGATCGACTTCATTGCACCGGCGCGCGAAGGCGACGTGCTCACCGCGCGCTGCTTCGAGGTTTCGAAAGCCGGCCGCACCGGCGTGTACGACGCCGAAATAACCAACCAGCGCGGCGAACGCATCGCGATGTTTCGCGGCCGCTCCTACACCGCCAAGGGCCGCCCCGCCGTTGCCGCCTGA
- the paaK gene encoding phenylacetate--CoA ligase PaaK, whose product MTARHPAPGELEPIETASRDEITALQIRRLRATLQRAYDNVPHYRKAFDAKGVHPEDLKSLADLSKFPFTVKSDLRDNYPFGMFAVPRTQVARIHASSGTTGKPTVVGYTLKDIDTWADLVARSIRAAGGRAGDMIHVAYGYGLFTGGLGAHYGAERAGCTVVPMSGGQTEKQVQLIQDFKPDIIMVTPSYMQVIIEQFERQGLDAKDSSLKIGIFGAEPWTEAMRRDIEGKAGIDAVDIYGLSEVMGPGVASECVESKDGPVIWEDHFYPEIIDPDTGEPKADGEEGELVFTSLSKEAMPIVRYRTRDLTRLLPPTSRAFRRMGKIVGRSDDMMIIRGVNVFPTQVEEIVLAHERLSGIYQVHVRRDGLLDEVEVHCELDHRNAAIDEAERKAIAAWVQERVKTLVGISTRVHVFDPDSIERTQTGKARRVIDTRPR is encoded by the coding sequence ATGACAGCCAGACACCCCGCGCCCGGCGAGCTCGAGCCCATCGAAACCGCGAGCCGCGACGAAATCACCGCGCTGCAGATCCGGCGCCTGCGCGCCACGCTGCAGCGCGCCTACGACAACGTGCCGCACTACCGCAAGGCCTTCGATGCCAAGGGCGTGCATCCGGAAGACCTGAAGTCGCTTGCCGACCTGTCGAAGTTTCCGTTCACGGTGAAGAGCGATCTGCGCGACAACTATCCCTTCGGCATGTTCGCCGTGCCGCGCACGCAGGTGGCGCGCATCCATGCGTCGTCGGGCACCACCGGCAAGCCGACCGTGGTCGGCTACACGCTGAAGGACATCGACACCTGGGCCGACCTCGTCGCGCGCTCCATCCGCGCCGCGGGCGGCCGCGCGGGCGACATGATCCACGTGGCCTATGGCTACGGCCTTTTCACCGGCGGCCTCGGCGCGCATTACGGCGCCGAGCGCGCGGGCTGCACGGTCGTTCCGATGTCGGGTGGCCAGACCGAGAAGCAGGTCCAGCTGATACAAGACTTCAAGCCCGACATCATCATGGTCACGCCCAGCTACATGCAGGTGATCATCGAGCAGTTCGAGCGCCAGGGCCTCGATGCGAAAGACAGTTCGCTCAAGATCGGCATCTTCGGCGCCGAGCCGTGGACCGAAGCCATGCGCCGCGACATCGAAGGCAAGGCCGGCATCGATGCGGTCGACATCTACGGCCTCTCCGAAGTGATGGGCCCGGGCGTGGCCAGCGAATGCGTCGAGAGCAAGGACGGCCCGGTGATCTGGGAAGACCATTTCTACCCCGAGATCATCGACCCCGACACCGGCGAGCCGAAGGCCGACGGCGAAGAAGGCGAACTGGTCTTCACCTCGCTCAGCAAGGAGGCCATGCCCATCGTGCGCTATCGCACGCGCGACCTCACGCGCCTCTTGCCGCCCACCTCGCGCGCCTTCAGGCGCATGGGCAAGATCGTCGGGCGCAGCGACGACATGATGATCATCCGCGGCGTCAATGTCTTTCCCACGCAGGTGGAAGAAATCGTGCTCGCGCACGAGCGCCTGTCGGGCATCTACCAGGTGCATGTGCGCCGCGACGGCCTGCTCGACGAGGTCGAGGTGCACTGCGAGCTCGACCACCGCAACGCCGCCATCGACGAAGCCGAACGCAAGGCCATCGCCGCATGGGTGCAGGAACGCGTGAAGACGCTGGTCGGCATCTCGACCAGGGTGCACGTGTTCGACCCCGATTCCATCGAACGCACACAGACCGGCAAGGCCCGCCGCGTGATCGACACGCGTCCGCGCTGA
- the paaA gene encoding 1,2-phenylacetyl-CoA epoxidase subunit PaaA: MYTQAMDTTGKDAGDDGKKKAVRSAEEMRLEERFDAHIDAGDFIEAKDWMPEHYRKTLVRQISQHAHSEIVGMLPEGNWIGRAPTLKRKAILLAKVQDEGGHGLYLYAAAETLGTSRDQMFDALHTGKAKYSSIFNYPTLTWADMGTIGWLVDGAAIMNQVPICRCSYAPYARAMIRICREESFHQRQGYEALLTMMTHGTEAQKAMVQDAVNRWWWPSIMMFGPPDDQSPNSAQSMRWGIKRFSNDELRQKFIDAAVEQARILGVTLPDPDLKWNEERQAHDFGAIDWSEFWRVIGGDGPCNRERLQARVDAWEEGAWVREAAMAHANKQQTKEAA, translated from the coding sequence ATGTACACCCAGGCCATGGACACCACGGGCAAGGACGCAGGCGACGACGGCAAGAAGAAAGCCGTGCGCTCGGCCGAGGAAATGCGGCTCGAGGAGCGTTTCGACGCCCACATCGACGCCGGCGATTTCATCGAAGCGAAAGACTGGATGCCCGAGCACTACCGCAAGACGCTGGTGCGGCAGATCAGCCAGCACGCGCATTCCGAGATCGTCGGCATGCTGCCCGAAGGCAACTGGATCGGCCGCGCGCCCACGCTCAAGCGCAAGGCCATCCTGCTGGCGAAGGTGCAGGACGAAGGCGGCCACGGGCTCTACCTGTATGCCGCCGCCGAGACGCTCGGCACTTCGCGCGACCAGATGTTCGACGCGCTGCACACCGGCAAGGCCAAGTACAGCTCGATCTTCAACTACCCCACGCTGACCTGGGCCGACATGGGCACCATCGGCTGGCTGGTGGACGGCGCGGCCATCATGAACCAGGTGCCGATCTGCCGCTGCTCGTATGCGCCGTATGCGCGCGCCATGATCCGCATCTGCCGCGAGGAGAGCTTTCACCAGCGCCAGGGTTATGAAGCGCTGCTGACCATGATGACCCACGGCACCGAGGCGCAGAAGGCAATGGTGCAGGACGCAGTCAACCGCTGGTGGTGGCCCTCGATCATGATGTTCGGCCCGCCCGACGACCAGTCGCCCAACTCGGCGCAGTCGATGCGCTGGGGCATCAAGCGCTTCAGCAACGACGAGCTGCGCCAGAAATTCATCGACGCCGCCGTCGAGCAGGCGCGCATCCTCGGCGTGACCTTGCCCGACCCCGACCTGAAATGGAATGAAGAGCGCCAGGCGCACGACTTCGGCGCGATCGACTGGAGCGAGTTCTGGCGCGTGATCGGTGGCGACGGCCCCTGCAACCGCGAGCGCCTGCAAGCCCGCGTCGACGCATGGGAAGAAGGCGCGTGGGTACGCGAGGCCGCCATGGCCCACGCGAACAAGCAACAGACGAAGGAAGCCGCATGA
- the paaB gene encoding 1,2-phenylacetyl-CoA epoxidase subunit PaaB, translating into MTTDTKQEWPLWEVFVRSKAGLDHKHCGSLHAADPKMAIQMARDVYTRRQEGSSIWVVRSDQIVASDPRDKDMFFDPAEDKVYRHPTFYSLPKSVDHM; encoded by the coding sequence ATGACCACCGATACGAAACAGGAATGGCCGCTCTGGGAAGTGTTCGTCCGCAGCAAGGCCGGGCTCGACCACAAGCATTGCGGCAGCCTGCATGCGGCCGATCCGAAGATGGCGATCCAGATGGCGCGCGACGTGTACACGCGCCGCCAGGAAGGCAGCAGCATCTGGGTGGTGCGCTCGGACCAGATCGTGGCCAGCGACCCGCGCGACAAGGACATGTTCTTCGATCCTGCGGAGGACAAGGTGTATCGCCATCCGACGTTCTATTCGTTGCCCAAGTCCGTGGATCACATGTGA